The proteins below are encoded in one region of Phosphitispora fastidiosa:
- a CDS encoding sensor histidine kinase: protein MVLKCKQINLGLKVTIGATGVILLLGAVSGLQQKWVLSGVIVWFFGWLNVYWLTQHVTGPLTELAAAMKTLAHGDSHNTRALTSHVFEVRELIAAFNSLRLDIQKISSEAEFIDMKRKKILGKIMNVQEEERKKISRELHDQVGQYLTAMNLELRVIDDLTGLKKVRERTQNIRDMIDRTQKYIKNLIWELRPSSLDDIGLEAAITRHLLSPLNRAGINADIQAYAMEGVVLPPEVSTCAFRVAQESVNNAVKHGIANNISIVLLKHARYFSLVIEDDGKGFEVDEVLNNAVYSRKFGLLGMEERALLVNGQLIIESEPGNGTTIYLKIPLNGEEVNGENKGVTG, encoded by the coding sequence ATGGTGTTGAAGTGTAAACAAATAAACCTGGGTTTAAAAGTAACAATTGGAGCAACGGGGGTTATCCTGTTACTTGGGGCAGTTTCCGGTTTACAACAGAAGTGGGTTTTATCAGGTGTTATAGTATGGTTTTTTGGCTGGCTTAATGTATACTGGCTAACCCAACATGTTACCGGGCCTCTGACGGAATTGGCAGCAGCCATGAAAACTTTAGCCCATGGTGATTCCCACAATACCAGGGCATTAACTTCCCATGTATTTGAGGTGCGGGAATTAATTGCAGCTTTCAATTCCCTGAGATTAGATATACAGAAAATCAGTTCTGAAGCTGAATTTATTGATATGAAAAGAAAAAAGATACTGGGTAAAATTATGAATGTTCAGGAGGAAGAGAGGAAAAAGATATCCAGGGAACTCCATGATCAGGTAGGCCAATACCTGACGGCAATGAATCTGGAACTGCGGGTTATTGATGACTTAACAGGGTTAAAAAAGGTCAGGGAACGTACTCAAAATATTAGAGACATGATTGACCGCACTCAGAAATATATTAAAAATCTAATTTGGGAACTTCGGCCCAGCTCATTGGATGATATTGGGCTGGAAGCCGCCATTACCAGGCATCTGCTTTCACCACTTAACAGAGCCGGAATAAATGCCGATATACAGGCCTACGCCATGGAAGGCGTAGTTTTGCCCCCGGAGGTTAGTACCTGTGCCTTCAGGGTTGCTCAGGAATCTGTAAATAATGCCGTTAAGCATGGAATAGCCAATAATATCAGTATAGTCCTGTTAAAACATGCCCGGTATTTTTCGCTAGTAATTGAAGATGACGGAAAAGGTTTTGAGGTTGATGAAGTTCTGAATAATGCTGTATATAGTAGAAAATTTGGACTTTTGGGGATGGAAGAGAGGGCTTTATTGGTCAATGGGCAGTTGATTATTGAGTCTGAGCCGGGTAATGGAACCACCATCTATTTAAAGATACCGCTAAATGGGGAGGAAGTAAACGGTGAAAATAAAGGTGTTACTGGCTGA
- a CDS encoding response regulator — translation MARILVVDDSAVMRRNIIHTLTHAGHEIVAQASDGGQAYNLYKTNSPDLVTMDINMPEVNGLEAVKRIIADFPKAKIIMVSALDQKHMVLDALKCGAKHYIIKPINPENLVAVVNKILGIVPQPAVKAELPKKPESTTAAPETRTSPVEEEPQSPFIVKNVDATFHIRLTKLLSMDNIGSLVQAIQGLLYVQPLSVAVNFGRVETFPEELLNKIAEINNLIIGANGKLTVTSQNKEFINWVREKHISGLSELFIG, via the coding sequence ATGGCCCGTATTTTAGTAGTTGACGATTCTGCCGTAATGCGAAGAAACATTATCCACACATTAACCCATGCAGGTCACGAAATTGTCGCTCAGGCTTCTGATGGGGGACAGGCCTATAATCTATATAAGACCAACTCCCCTGATCTGGTAACAATGGATATAAATATGCCTGAAGTCAATGGGCTTGAAGCGGTAAAACGTATCATAGCAGATTTTCCTAAAGCGAAAATAATAATGGTCAGTGCGCTGGATCAAAAACATATGGTGTTGGATGCTTTAAAGTGTGGAGCTAAGCATTATATTATTAAACCCATTAATCCGGAAAATCTTGTTGCGGTTGTTAATAAGATTTTGGGGATTGTACCTCAGCCTGCCGTCAAAGCGGAACTGCCCAAAAAGCCGGAATCAACAACAGCAGCTCCTGAAACAAGGACATCGCCCGTTGAGGAAGAACCCCAAAGCCCCTTTATAGTTAAAAACGTTGATGCAACATTCCACATTAGACTCACAAAGCTTTTGTCAATGGACAATATAGGGTCACTTGTTCAGGCAATCCAGGGGCTTCTTTATGTGCAGCCCTTAAGTGTGGCTGTTAATTTTGGCAGAGTGGAGACATTTCCCGAGGAGTTACTTAATAAAATTGCCGAAATTAATAACCTCATAATTGGGGCAAATGGCAAATTAACTGTAACCTCTCAGAATAAAGAATTTATCAATTGGGTTAGAGAAAAGCATATCAGTGGATTATCTGAATTATTTATTGGCTAA
- a CDS encoding [Fe-Fe] hydrogenase large subunit C-terminal domain-containing protein yields the protein MGLPEIISLDKDKCQHCLACLLVCPVKLCNVVEPDGISVNPDLCIGCGECIRACREKGHNARSGIDDFPEFLQDSQAGVPLGVLVAPAAAVNYDGLLPRLITSLRELGVKYVFDVSFGAEIAAYQYLKLVKSGTQTPLIAQPCPAVVSCIEIYHTDLIPYLAPTDSPALAAAKWVKSQSMYRNLKLAFLGPCFAKRREVHDPNTRGIVSYNITYQSLDKYFNEQGISLENLEPSGFDSPEAERAVVFSQPGGLTETFRRFGVPFKKADVPRIEGPQEVYLNYLPELENDIRDGRAPLLVDILNCQHGCNIGPAVTHRHTHFQVDRIMDRRREEQIKKHNAADEPNPGLFEEQYKLIDDEKIDFSRAYSDNSSNRYLREPSKEEEELTWERMHKLTEEERSINCASCGYGNCRSMMTAIVNGLNHVESCKYYLFKENEINLNKVEVQAEEIQKSRDEIAAWNEVLERKVAERTVAVRNLLNNAGQGFLTVGPDLCVNHEYSSECRRIFEREIAGIRFAELISPQNEENKEFIESLLIEIFNQESDDMVADLYLPLLPEKIEIGSKHIEAEYKIINDTTAKSKTCMAILTDVTDKRLLENQMENERNTLKMVVKVVVSYNDFIQTVKEYRYFCDTLLHEIINSEKSLEKKIAEIFRYVHTYKGNFSQFYMTGVTELLHDFESNIAAFGKQLVSEMGNDDLNRFVQEFDIKSWLTEDIKRLEDVLGPEFLSSEDMLTISKSKLIELEKKVESILPPTECRILVVELRKLRYRPFDALLESYQDYVIKLAERYQKEIYPVELEAEPVFVDPERYNDFIRSLVHVFRNAVDHGIETMDERIESGKSEYGRIKCHICQRDSKIFLTVADDGRGIDSNKLRSKIVAKGFLGQGEAAGISEAEIVNFIFKDSFSTKDQVTDVSGRGVGLGAVKGELEKLGGSVEVKTCPGQGTEFIFAIPMENEQFWGLAASEIMKPLIETTSNYLRNHVNLEMDATEYFDVSTPERVLLYKFTAYITIKGAIEGLFVISMEEEVLRMVVRKFILEDLNRDEEAEYMEDVLAECTNTILGNSLKSFPGLQEMIVIDTPVSIFSRDALVKYQESMISTCNIETRAGKLCLNIVVPRQPEKHTGN from the coding sequence ATGGGGTTGCCAGAAATAATCAGCTTAGACAAAGACAAATGCCAGCACTGTTTGGCTTGCTTACTCGTATGTCCGGTAAAGCTCTGTAATGTTGTGGAACCGGATGGAATCTCAGTTAATCCAGACCTCTGCATTGGCTGTGGCGAATGCATCCGCGCCTGCAGAGAAAAGGGACATAATGCCAGGTCAGGAATCGATGATTTCCCGGAATTCTTACAGGATAGCCAGGCGGGAGTTCCGCTGGGAGTACTTGTTGCCCCTGCTGCGGCAGTAAATTATGACGGACTGCTGCCGAGGTTGATTACCTCTTTACGGGAATTGGGAGTTAAATATGTGTTTGATGTGAGTTTCGGAGCGGAAATTGCAGCTTACCAGTATCTAAAACTGGTTAAGTCAGGAACTCAAACCCCCTTAATTGCCCAACCCTGCCCTGCTGTTGTCAGTTGTATAGAAATTTACCATACAGATTTAATTCCTTACCTTGCTCCTACTGATTCGCCGGCTTTAGCTGCTGCCAAATGGGTCAAAAGTCAATCAATGTACAGGAATCTTAAGCTGGCTTTTTTAGGTCCCTGTTTTGCCAAGCGGAGAGAGGTACATGATCCTAATACCCGGGGAATAGTTTCATATAATATTACTTACCAGTCCCTGGATAAATATTTCAATGAGCAGGGCATTTCCTTAGAGAACCTGGAACCATCCGGATTTGACTCACCTGAAGCGGAACGGGCGGTGGTTTTTTCGCAGCCCGGAGGACTAACCGAGACCTTTCGCCGTTTTGGTGTCCCCTTTAAAAAGGCTGATGTTCCCCGGATTGAGGGACCTCAAGAGGTTTATTTAAACTACCTGCCTGAACTTGAGAATGACATCAGGGATGGCAGGGCGCCGCTTTTGGTTGACATTCTTAATTGCCAGCATGGGTGTAATATCGGTCCGGCTGTAACGCACCGTCACACTCATTTTCAGGTTGACCGGATTATGGACAGGCGCAGAGAAGAGCAGATAAAAAAGCATAATGCTGCCGATGAACCCAACCCGGGTCTGTTCGAGGAACAATACAAATTAATTGATGATGAAAAAATTGACTTTTCCAGAGCATATTCCGATAACTCCTCAAACAGATACTTGCGTGAGCCTTCCAAGGAAGAAGAGGAATTGACCTGGGAGCGGATGCACAAGCTTACCGAGGAGGAGCGCAGTATTAATTGTGCCTCATGTGGTTATGGGAATTGCCGGAGTATGATGACAGCAATTGTAAACGGCCTCAACCACGTGGAAAGCTGTAAGTACTACCTGTTTAAGGAAAATGAAATAAACCTGAATAAGGTGGAAGTTCAAGCGGAAGAGATCCAGAAGTCCAGAGATGAGATAGCTGCCTGGAATGAAGTGTTGGAAAGAAAAGTAGCTGAAAGGACTGTGGCTGTTAGAAACCTGTTAAATAATGCCGGACAGGGCTTCCTGACAGTTGGGCCGGACCTGTGCGTAAATCATGAATATAGTTCTGAGTGCAGAAGAATCTTCGAACGGGAAATCGCGGGGATCAGATTCGCGGAGTTGATTTCTCCACAGAATGAAGAGAATAAGGAATTTATTGAGTCCCTTCTTATAGAAATTTTTAATCAGGAAAGTGACGACATGGTGGCAGATCTTTACCTGCCGCTGCTGCCTGAAAAAATAGAAATCGGCAGCAAGCATATTGAAGCCGAATATAAAATTATAAATGATACCACAGCAAAATCCAAAACGTGTATGGCGATTTTAACAGATGTTACCGATAAGCGGCTGTTAGAGAACCAAATGGAGAATGAAAGAAATACCCTGAAGATGGTTGTGAAGGTGGTAGTAAGTTATAATGATTTTATTCAAACGGTAAAAGAATACCGGTATTTCTGTGACACCCTGTTACATGAGATTATTAACAGCGAGAAATCTCTGGAAAAGAAAATTGCAGAGATTTTCAGATATGTTCATACATATAAAGGTAACTTCAGCCAGTTTTATATGACAGGTGTTACAGAGCTATTACATGACTTTGAGAGTAATATTGCAGCATTTGGTAAGCAGCTTGTTTCGGAGATGGGTAATGACGATTTGAACCGTTTTGTTCAGGAATTCGATATAAAATCCTGGCTCACCGAAGATATCAAACGATTAGAAGACGTCCTCGGTCCCGAATTCTTATCCAGTGAAGATATGTTGACAATCAGCAAGTCAAAACTTATCGAACTGGAGAAAAAGGTGGAATCTATTCTGCCCCCAACTGAATGCAGAATACTTGTGGTGGAACTAAGGAAGTTAAGATACAGGCCTTTTGATGCACTCCTGGAATCCTATCAGGATTATGTAATCAAATTAGCCGAGCGTTATCAAAAAGAGATTTATCCGGTTGAGTTGGAGGCCGAACCGGTTTTTGTGGACCCGGAAAGATATAATGATTTTATCCGAAGCCTGGTGCACGTCTTCCGCAATGCCGTCGATCATGGTATAGAAACAATGGATGAACGGATAGAATCCGGGAAATCTGAGTACGGCAGGATTAAATGCCATATCTGCCAACGGGACAGCAAGATTTTTCTAACAGTTGCAGATGATGGGAGAGGTATTGATAGTAATAAACTAAGAAGCAAAATAGTTGCAAAAGGCTTTTTAGGTCAGGGAGAAGCTGCCGGTATTTCGGAAGCGGAAATTGTAAATTTCATTTTTAAAGACTCCTTTTCTACCAAGGACCAGGTTACGGACGTATCAGGACGGGGTGTTGGCCTTGGCGCGGTAAAAGGGGAATTGGAGAAACTTGGCGGGTCAGTTGAAGTTAAGACCTGTCCCGGCCAGGGCACCGAATTCATATTTGCTATTCCTATGGAAAACGAACAATTCTGGGGATTGGCTGCATCCGAAATTATGAAACCCCTTATTGAAACAACAAGCAATTATCTAAGGAACCACGTTAATCTGGAAATGGATGCCACTGAATATTTTGATGTCAGCACACCGGAAAGGGTATTGCTTTACAAGTTCACGGCTTATATTACAATAAAAGGCGCTATAGAGGGGTTATTTGTTATCAGTATGGAAGAGGAAGTATTAAGAATGGTGGTCAGAAAGTTTATCCTGGAAGACCTGAACAGGGACGAGGAAGCGGAATACATGGAAGATGTGCTGGCGGAATGCACCAACACGATATTGGGCAATTCCCTGAAATCCTTCCCCGGCCTCCAGGAAATGATTGTAATTGACACCCCCGTATCTATTTTTTCAAGAGATGCCCTGGTCAAATATCAGGAATCCATGATTTCAACGTGCAATATTGAAACACGTGCAGGGAAGCTCTGCCTTAATATTGTGGTTCCCCGGCAGCCGGAAAAACATACCGGTAATTAG
- a CDS encoding chemotaxis protein CheB: MGTQDGNETVVETRTMLIEKFKPEIISMGDDGAKGMFTLRQAGAYTIAQSKETSVIFGMPKRAIEIEPKKIVRTGVDVFLDTSTPALIPLNFFY; the protein is encoded by the coding sequence TTGGGAACTCAGGATGGCAATGAAACGGTTGTTGAAACCAGGACAATGTTGATTGAGAAGTTTAAGCCCGAGATAATTAGTATGGGTGATGATGGGGCAAAGGGCATGTTCACACTGCGGCAGGCGGGGGCATACACAATTGCCCAGAGCAAAGAAACCTCCGTTATTTTTGGGATGCCCAAAAGAGCTATTGAGATAGAACCTAAAAAAATAGTACGGACAGGGGTGGATGTATTCCTAGACACATCCACCCCTGCTTTAATTCCACTCAATTTTTTTTATTAA
- a CDS encoding PRK06851 family protein — protein MTKGKLKKMLPGGNTSQGFYSYYDNIIRPDANRIFIIKGGPGVGKSTLMRSIGETMLDMGYDVEFHCCSSDNGSLDGVCIPEIGVAMLDGTAPHVVDPKNPGAVDEIVHLGDFWDETLLRQNKPAILETNRRVGRCFQMAYFALKEAKVIRDEWESYITEAVDFTRVNEVTLQISEEIFSAVKPDFTRPPKARHLFASAITPDGSVNYHDTILQDTRKLYTIKGEPGSGKAALLAKLAAQAASLGLDTEQYHCSLVPQNIDVLVLPRLSVAIANLSAPVYFDPNCLPNLEVSKEINLSAFLDTEALNNFADEITGCRTRFEAAFNRAVKRLNQAKTEHDLMESYYAPAMNFHDINAKKEQLLARVIRYAEENASDPFPE, from the coding sequence TTGACCAAAGGTAAACTTAAAAAGATGCTCCCGGGCGGGAACACTTCACAGGGGTTCTATTCTTACTATGATAACATCATCAGACCTGATGCCAACCGTATTTTCATCATCAAAGGCGGCCCCGGTGTGGGAAAATCAACCCTGATGCGTTCAATCGGGGAAACAATGCTTGACATGGGTTATGACGTCGAATTCCACTGCTGCTCCTCTGACAATGGGTCCCTTGACGGGGTGTGTATTCCGGAAATCGGGGTAGCCATGCTGGACGGGACTGCACCCCATGTGGTTGACCCTAAAAATCCGGGGGCAGTTGACGAGATTGTCCATCTCGGTGACTTCTGGGACGAAACCCTGCTGAGGCAAAACAAGCCTGCCATACTGGAAACAAACCGCCGGGTCGGGCGCTGCTTTCAAATGGCCTATTTTGCCCTTAAGGAGGCAAAAGTAATCCGTGACGAGTGGGAAAGCTATATAACTGAGGCAGTCGATTTTACCCGGGTTAATGAAGTAACCCTTCAGATTTCGGAAGAAATCTTTTCTGCTGTAAAACCTGATTTTACCCGCCCTCCCAAGGCCCGGCATCTCTTTGCCAGCGCCATTACTCCAGATGGGTCGGTAAATTACCACGATACTATACTGCAGGACACGCGTAAACTCTATACAATCAAAGGTGAACCGGGCAGCGGCAAGGCTGCACTGCTTGCTAAACTGGCCGCTCAGGCGGCCTCTCTGGGACTTGATACCGAGCAATATCATTGTTCCCTGGTCCCTCAGAACATCGATGTTCTGGTGCTACCCAGACTCTCGGTGGCAATTGCCAATTTATCGGCGCCGGTATACTTTGACCCCAACTGCCTGCCCAACCTTGAAGTTTCCAAAGAAATTAATCTCTCAGCTTTTCTGGATACAGAAGCCTTGAACAACTTTGCTGATGAAATCACCGGATGCAGAACGAGGTTTGAAGCTGCCTTTAACAGGGCTGTAAAAAGACTTAACCAGGCTAAAACAGAACACGACCTGATGGAATCATACTACGCCCCCGCCATGAACTTCCATGACATTAATGCAAAAAAAGAACAGCTCCTGGCGCGAGTCATCAGATATGCTGAGGAAAACGCTTCAGATCCTTTTCCTGAATAA
- a CDS encoding PGPGW domain-containing protein yields MKAQAKRVLILVFGWLFIIFGVAGLFLPFLQGIFFLLVGFYLLSHESQWAKKQFDKLKQRYPGLYGRFMNLKTWFQDKFRELFRKRI; encoded by the coding sequence ATGAAGGCACAGGCAAAACGGGTTTTAATACTGGTATTCGGATGGCTTTTTATAATATTTGGGGTTGCCGGGCTGTTTCTGCCATTTTTACAAGGGATATTTTTTTTGCTGGTTGGTTTCTACCTGCTCTCACATGAGTCCCAGTGGGCAAAAAAACAGTTTGACAAGTTGAAACAGCGCTACCCTGGATTGTACGGCAGGTTTATGAACCTTAAGACATGGTTCCAAGACAAATTCCGGGAATTATTCAGGAAAAGGATCTGA
- a CDS encoding tetratricopeptide repeat protein, which produces MLKIRVKGRHLTIFAGFTLLAAVFLYTALPGILYRAADAAADEVQTERIYSLLIDWFPSSDAAAKALYFSAEKSVHNLSVGGDPGMVYFFNGSTGMGGIQGTAIDIAEAVERLETIRKHFSSSPWNKHALGKLGIAYYMLGKHNMAVDYLRASIEESGADAVESTRLLIKIYLEQGDYPKALQLADRSLAEKPGFNPLEIMLLRGRALIGLQQWEEARQVFRELPGEAAKIYGNAPDGEKQESVSLNIGDYEKKARGYLAQIDRLEKSGALTGTVAGTVLVGGKPVSGVHVFLIDRDVDEDYYTGFTGDLRKSITGETGEYRFNDLAPGRYALGVGVQIRDVEGYTLQSSADTGFTIEAAETEVRNIDFVPTVKLVLPKAGTAVDEKATFSWTPAQRAVSYELFMGPVKRDEKGNISAAYTTVLKSGITQNTITVNIKEERRKLRFGGGIAYSGKIEPESVFGLLRPGAEYTWGIYAYDAEGRRISDSSGVAFYKSKKDIPIFRVNGSIGEGDRLLLENRHEEAVKEYEKQIQQNPGDVHALTMLARLYQYGITWGQSDLQKAAGYYERLLAVENTPEVRNVLAQVYFDGGQLQKAETLFKSLEGTSEDSWLARYNLGRITYLKGHPAHALELMEQVVEMEHGIYVRAYPVSLALVLNRTEQALSFAGRVDEGGNYLGLLQRYAAKGYRVRPEAAAAISAGDYRRAQSLLATDNQHDLFVKELLGYLANHGGVKELRSADGIEDPLLAGLLEKMLGIRVTAYSG; this is translated from the coding sequence GTGCTGAAAATAAGAGTTAAAGGCCGGCACCTGACCATTTTTGCAGGCTTTACCCTGCTGGCTGCAGTTTTCCTTTATACAGCCCTTCCGGGGATTCTTTACCGGGCTGCAGACGCTGCGGCTGATGAAGTACAAACCGAAAGAATATACAGCCTGCTGATAGACTGGTTTCCCTCAAGTGACGCAGCGGCAAAGGCCCTTTATTTTTCTGCGGAAAAGAGCGTTCACAACCTAAGCGTCGGCGGTGACCCGGGTATGGTCTACTTTTTTAACGGCTCTACCGGCATGGGAGGCATTCAGGGGACAGCAATTGATATTGCGGAAGCTGTAGAGAGGTTAGAGACCATCAGGAAACATTTCTCCTCATCCCCATGGAACAAGCATGCTCTGGGAAAACTGGGTATCGCCTATTACATGCTTGGCAAACACAACATGGCTGTTGATTATCTTAGGGCTTCCATAGAAGAATCCGGAGCCGATGCAGTGGAGAGTACCAGGCTCCTGATAAAAATATACCTTGAACAGGGAGATTACCCAAAAGCCCTGCAGCTTGCTGACCGCAGCCTGGCTGAAAAACCGGGCTTTAATCCTCTGGAAATCATGCTGCTCAGGGGCCGGGCTCTGATAGGCCTGCAGCAGTGGGAAGAAGCACGGCAGGTCTTCAGGGAACTGCCGGGAGAAGCAGCTAAAATATATGGGAATGCACCTGATGGTGAGAAACAGGAGTCGGTTTCATTAAATATTGGCGATTATGAAAAAAAGGCCCGGGGATATCTGGCCCAAATTGACCGGCTGGAGAAAAGCGGCGCTCTGACAGGAACTGTGGCAGGCACGGTGCTGGTGGGTGGAAAACCGGTTTCCGGGGTACATGTGTTTCTCATTGACAGGGATGTGGATGAGGATTACTATACCGGCTTTACCGGGGATCTGCGGAAAAGCATCACCGGGGAAACGGGTGAATACCGGTTTAATGACCTTGCTCCGGGCCGTTATGCTCTCGGGGTTGGTGTTCAAATCAGGGATGTTGAGGGTTATACCTTGCAGTCATCAGCGGATACAGGATTTACCATTGAAGCGGCAGAGACAGAGGTGCGGAACATTGATTTCGTACCCACTGTTAAGCTTGTTTTACCTAAGGCCGGAACTGCAGTTGATGAAAAAGCAACCTTTAGCTGGACTCCGGCCCAGAGGGCGGTGTCCTATGAGCTGTTTATGGGGCCTGTAAAGAGAGATGAAAAAGGAAATATCAGCGCAGCCTATACAACTGTCTTAAAATCAGGAATCACCCAAAACACTATAACTGTCAACATTAAAGAGGAACGCCGGAAACTGCGGTTTGGTGGTGGAATTGCCTACAGTGGCAAAATTGAACCGGAATCTGTTTTTGGACTGCTGCGGCCGGGAGCAGAATACACTTGGGGAATCTATGCTTATGACGCTGAGGGCAGGCGGATATCCGACAGCTCAGGGGTGGCATTTTATAAAAGTAAAAAAGACATTCCGATCTTCAGAGTAAATGGCAGTATTGGGGAAGGTGATAGACTGCTTCTGGAGAACAGGCATGAAGAGGCTGTCAAGGAATATGAAAAACAGATTCAGCAAAATCCCGGGGATGTCCATGCTTTGACTATGCTGGCCCGTCTGTACCAATATGGGATTACATGGGGACAAAGTGACCTTCAAAAAGCAGCGGGGTATTATGAAAGGTTGTTAGCGGTGGAGAACACTCCAGAAGTAAGAAACGTTCTGGCACAAGTATACTTTGACGGTGGGCAGCTGCAAAAGGCAGAAACATTGTTTAAGTCTCTGGAAGGCACCTCTGAGGATTCCTGGCTGGCACGGTATAATCTGGGGCGGATTACCTACCTTAAGGGGCATCCTGCTCACGCCCTGGAACTAATGGAACAGGTTGTGGAAATGGAGCACGGTATTTATGTCAGGGCATATCCTGTAAGCCTGGCACTGGTCCTGAACCGGACGGAACAGGCATTGTCTTTTGCCGGGAGAGTAGATGAAGGGGGTAATTACCTGGGCCTGCTGCAGCGTTATGCTGCAAAGGGTTACCGGGTAAGGCCCGAAGCAGCGGCAGCCATCAGTGCGGGTGATTACCGGCGGGCACAGTCCCTATTGGCCACTGATAACCAACATGACCTCTTTGTGAAGGAGCTTTTAGGTTACCTGGCCAACCATGGCGGGGTGAAGGAACTGCGCAGTGCTGACGGGATTGAGGACCCCCTGCTGGCAGGACTGCTGGAGAAGATGCTGGGAATCAGGGTGACTGCTTATTCTGGGTAA
- a CDS encoding RNA polymerase sigma factor: MLNETELIRRLIEGEESASRELVLCFGDRLLRAAYGITGDLQTAEEVVQDTFLKTCRGLSSFKGNSSLETWMFRIMINTARNRMRSSWIKRVTIIDHVQASSVPAPEGYNPEHELLQRERRQEVIQCLRELPLKYREVMVLYYLEDLSVEKISQVLGHPSGTVKSQLSRGRDRMKQLLEIREVY; the protein is encoded by the coding sequence ATGCTGAATGAGACAGAGCTGATACGAAGGCTGATTGAAGGAGAGGAATCTGCATCCCGGGAACTCGTTTTATGTTTCGGTGACAGGCTGCTCCGGGCAGCTTACGGGATAACCGGTGACCTGCAGACAGCAGAGGAAGTGGTTCAGGATACTTTTCTGAAAACATGCCGCGGGCTCAGTTCCTTTAAAGGGAATTCGTCACTGGAAACCTGGATGTTCCGGATAATGATAAATACTGCAAGAAACAGGATGCGCAGCAGTTGGATAAAACGTGTTACAATTATTGACCATGTGCAGGCCTCCAGTGTGCCTGCTCCTGAAGGGTATAATCCGGAGCATGAATTGCTGCAGCGTGAAAGGAGACAGGAAGTAATCCAGTGTCTCCGGGAACTGCCCCTGAAATACCGTGAGGTTATGGTGCTTTACTACCTTGAGGACCTTAGTGTTGAGAAAATAAGCCAGGTCCTGGGACATCCTTCCGGGACGGTGAAGAGCCAATTGTCACGGGGCAGGGACAGGATGAAACAGCTTTTGGAAATTCGGGAGGTCTACTGA
- a CDS encoding ANTAR domain-containing response regulator — protein sequence MERFRVIIAERDSQARRKLADILNQAGYFVVGEAEDGISALKMIRSTQPELVLAASSLPGMNGFELARILDEGRVCAVVLMLDYAVKEYANRSGDNSLVPVVFKPVDGFQLLSVMEYAYAAYHRVADLEREVNRLKQDLETRKVVARAKGILMKTQGLSEQDAFRKIQQQSMKKRTTMRKVAEAVVMAYEVSAGD from the coding sequence ATGGAGAGATTCCGGGTAATCATAGCTGAAAGGGACAGCCAGGCAAGGAGAAAATTAGCTGACATTCTGAATCAGGCCGGTTATTTCGTGGTAGGTGAAGCTGAGGATGGCATATCGGCTTTGAAGATGATTAGAAGTACACAACCTGAACTGGTTTTGGCGGCGTCCAGCCTCCCGGGAATGAATGGTTTTGAACTTGCCAGGATTTTGGATGAGGGAAGGGTCTGTGCAGTTGTTCTGATGCTGGATTATGCTGTAAAGGAATATGCCAATAGGTCAGGTGACAACAGTCTGGTTCCGGTGGTCTTTAAACCTGTGGACGGGTTCCAGCTGTTATCAGTAATGGAATATGCCTATGCGGCATACCACCGGGTGGCAGATCTGGAGCGCGAGGTCAACCGACTGAAGCAGGACCTGGAGACGAGAAAGGTAGTTGCCAGGGCTAAGGGTATTCTGATGAAAACCCAGGGGCTCTCGGAACAGGATGCCTTTAGGAAAATACAGCAGCAGAGCATGAAAAAAAGAACCACCATGAGAAAGGTTGCTGAGGCTGTTGTTATGGCATATGAGGTATCGGCAGGCGACTGA